The Chitinophagales bacterium genome has a window encoding:
- a CDS encoding bifunctional 5,10-methylenetetrahydrofolate dehydrogenase/5,10-methenyltetrahydrofolate cyclohydrolase, with protein MQLLDGKAVSAHIKEQIKKDTAAHIAAGGKQPHLAAIIVGNNPASEAYVGSKIRTCEELGFGSTLKRFEESITEAELLDEIRKMNADNDIDGILVQLPLPKHISDDAVINTIDAGKDVDGFHPVSQGKMLLGQKSYLPATPYGMLLMLEHYGIDTTGMHCVVVGRSNIVGTPMTVLMSRNANPGNCTVTICHSKTKNLKEICLQADIIVAAIGRPQYITADMVKDGAIILDVGINRIEDATRKSGSRLVGDVDFDAVAPKASWITPVPGGVGLMTICGLMMNTLEAAREHS; from the coding sequence ATGCAACTTTTAGACGGAAAGGCGGTATCCGCCCACATCAAAGAACAGATAAAGAAAGATACCGCAGCGCATATAGCAGCCGGCGGCAAGCAACCACACCTTGCGGCTATCATAGTAGGCAACAATCCCGCCAGCGAGGCTTATGTAGGCAGTAAGATACGTACCTGCGAGGAGCTGGGTTTTGGCTCTACGCTCAAGCGTTTTGAGGAAAGCATTACCGAAGCTGAACTCCTGGATGAGATACGCAAGATGAACGCCGATAATGATATTGACGGCATACTGGTACAACTGCCACTGCCTAAGCATATATCAGACGACGCAGTGATCAACACCATTGATGCCGGCAAGGACGTGGATGGTTTCCACCCCGTTAGCCAGGGCAAGATGCTGTTGGGCCAGAAATCGTACCTGCCCGCAACGCCTTATGGTATGCTGCTGATGCTGGAACATTATGGCATAGACACGACAGGTATGCATTGCGTGGTGGTAGGCCGCAGCAACATTGTAGGTACACCCATGACCGTGCTGATGAGCCGCAACGCCAACCCGGGCAACTGTACGGTGACCATCTGCCACAGCAAAACAAAGAACCTGAAAGAGATATGCCTGCAGGCCGATATCATAGTGGCAGCCATTGGCCGCCCGCAATACATCACTGCCGATATGGTAAAAGATGGTGCTATTATACTGGATGTGGGTATCAACCGCATTGAGGATGCTACCCGTAAAAGCGGCAGCCGACTGGTGGGCGATGTTGATTTTGATGCTGTAGCACCCAAAGCAAGCTGGATCACCCCCGTACCGGGTGGTGTTGGCCTGATGACCATTTGCGGCCTGATGATGAATACTTTGGAAGCTGCAAGGGAACATTCGTAA
- a CDS encoding undecaprenyl-diphosphate phosphatase has protein sequence MTWLEAIILGIVEGITEYLPVSSTGHMILTSYFMGIQEDTFTKLFEIAVQFGAILSVVVLYWRKFFDLSRLNFYVKLFVAVIPALVLGFLFNDAIEDLLESPLTVSGMLIVGGVVLIFIDRAFKNPTVSEEKDITMKTGFVIGLWQCIAMIPGVSRSAASIIGGMQQKLTRSVAAEFSFFLAVPTMAAATGYSLVLKNWDVNGTEMKGYELMTQNSDNLINFGIGTVISFVVAMIAIKTFIAFLQKNGFKWFGIYRIIAGIIMLFVLGLK, from the coding sequence ATGACCTGGTTAGAAGCAATTATCCTCGGCATTGTAGAAGGTATTACAGAATACCTGCCCGTATCATCTACCGGGCATATGATACTCACAAGTTATTTTATGGGTATACAGGAAGACACCTTTACCAAACTGTTTGAGATAGCCGTGCAGTTCGGTGCAATTCTCTCAGTAGTGGTATTGTACTGGCGAAAATTCTTCGACCTCAGCCGGTTGAACTTTTATGTAAAACTGTTCGTGGCTGTCATTCCGGCACTGGTGCTGGGCTTCCTGTTCAACGATGCCATAGAAGACCTGCTGGAAAGCCCCCTCACCGTATCGGGCATGCTCATAGTAGGTGGTGTGGTATTGATATTCATAGACAGGGCTTTTAAGAACCCCACCGTGAGCGAAGAGAAGGACATAACCATGAAAACTGGCTTTGTTATTGGCCTGTGGCAGTGTATCGCCATGATACCCGGTGTCAGCCGCAGTGCTGCTTCTATCATTGGCGGTATGCAGCAAAAGCTCACACGTAGCGTAGCTGCTGAGTTCTCTTTCTTCCTGGCGGTGCCTACCATGGCTGCTGCTACGGGTTACTCGCTGGTACTAAAGAACTGGGATGTGAACGGCACTGAGATGAAAGGCTACGAACTGATGACTCAAAACTCCGACAACCTCATCAACTTCGGTATTGGTACGGTTATTTCTTTTGTGGTGGCTATGATCGCTATCAAAACCTTTATCGCCTTCCTGCAGAAGAACGGCTTCAAATGGTTCGGTATCTACCGTATCATTGCGGGTATCATCATGCTGTTTGTATTGGGACTGAAATAA
- a CDS encoding 30S ribosomal protein S21: MLIIDSKDCENIDKALKKYKKKFEKSRTLNQLRDRQSFTKPSVRKRTQVLKAIYKQQIESGIIEK; the protein is encoded by the coding sequence ATGTTGATCATCGACTCAAAAGACTGCGAAAATATTGATAAAGCGCTTAAGAAGTACAAGAAGAAATTCGAAAAGTCGCGCACACTCAATCAGTTAAGAGACCGCCAGTCGTTCACAAAGCCGTCTGTAAGAAAGCGCACACAAGTGTTGAAAGCTATCTATAAGCAGCAGATAGAAAGCGGCATCATCGAGAAATAA
- a CDS encoding tyrosine-type recombinase/integrase, translated as MIAEWLTDFLKYLKFEKRYSHHTLIAYEKDLLQFLSFIDEQFQLTEAGQLTHFHVRSWLATMKDDRQSARTINRKLSSLNSFYKYLQRLGKVKKNPVRQLHAQKLPERLPSYLKEQETSYLLEEKDFEPGFKGFTDRMICNLLYQTGIRRSELLQMKEQDIEWSLKQVRVLGKGNKERLVPLGPQLQQDMRDYIAEKRKLDSYDDKYLLVLENGKQLYAGYVYRVVKNQLGGITSLAKKSPHVLRHTFATHLLNNGANIQAIKDLLGHSSLAATQVYTHNNIEQLKEIHKTSHPRG; from the coding sequence ATGATCGCTGAGTGGCTTACAGATTTCCTGAAATACCTGAAATTTGAGAAAAGATATTCTCACCACACACTTATAGCATACGAAAAAGACTTATTACAATTCCTGAGTTTTATTGACGAACAATTTCAGCTGACCGAAGCAGGACAGCTAACGCACTTTCATGTACGTAGCTGGCTGGCCACTATGAAGGACGACAGGCAGTCTGCGCGGACCATCAACCGCAAGCTGTCGTCGCTGAACTCGTTTTACAAATACCTGCAACGCCTGGGCAAGGTGAAGAAGAACCCTGTGCGCCAGCTGCATGCACAGAAGCTGCCCGAGCGGCTTCCCTCGTACCTGAAAGAACAGGAGACTTCTTACCTGCTGGAAGAAAAAGATTTTGAGCCGGGCTTTAAAGGCTTTACCGACCGTATGATATGCAACCTGCTGTACCAGACAGGCATACGCCGCAGCGAGCTGCTGCAGATGAAGGAGCAGGACATAGAATGGTCGCTGAAGCAGGTGCGCGTATTGGGCAAAGGCAATAAAGAAAGACTGGTGCCGCTGGGGCCACAACTGCAGCAGGATATGCGTGACTATATAGCTGAGAAACGCAAACTTGATAGTTACGACGATAAATACCTGCTGGTGCTGGAGAACGGCAAACAGCTATATGCCGGCTATGTGTACCGTGTTGTGAAAAACCAGCTGGGCGGCATTACCAGCCTGGCCAAGAAGAGCCCGCACGTGCTGCGGCACACTTTTGCTACCCACCTGCTGAACAATGGTGCCAATATACAGGCCATAAAAGATCTGTTGGGGCACAGCAGCCTGGCAGCAACACAGGTGTATACGCATAATAATATTGAACAATTAAAAGAAATACACAAAACAAGCCATCCGCGAGGATAG
- a CDS encoding PQQ-binding-like beta-propeller repeat protein encodes MRLSWIRNIFLFSTVVILATSCSQPEFSKDEPLIEAKRPAVYISGQNNFLFAIDPNTGEKVWERFFGVNNIKQEPIVLGDYVMVNSDLGVVVLGVDKGNKLDTITSVDGHQLAGYISGEGLTIYSGTTDNFIIAYNYGTKSAVWGVQQSYPTAMSSAGSFYGNLFIVHINTTLYAMDKTQGASLAWSNPIGPVSNPVVSPPNIYAMNPTTGTLYAIDLETGASSWNLPTGSPVSGPVIVYGGYIIFGSDDNYLYCIDSISHTPRWTYKTTERIKGGAYCYDQAVYFGGYDHYVYSLNIVDGALNWRYRTGALINGSPVAYDGTVYFPSYDQHLYAFDTSGSLKWKYKVNAPIDMSPVYNALNNKVLYPAPSGLSNQ; translated from the coding sequence ATGCGCCTAAGTTGGATCAGAAATATATTTTTATTCTCTACAGTGGTGATTCTTGCTACATCATGTTCTCAGCCTGAATTCAGTAAGGATGAGCCTTTGATAGAAGCAAAGAGGCCGGCGGTATACATCAGTGGTCAGAATAATTTTCTATTTGCGATAGACCCTAATACAGGGGAGAAGGTATGGGAGCGTTTCTTTGGCGTGAACAACATCAAACAAGAGCCGATCGTACTGGGCGATTACGTAATGGTGAACTCTGATTTAGGTGTTGTGGTTCTGGGTGTTGACAAAGGCAATAAACTGGATACTATCACATCAGTAGACGGTCACCAACTAGCAGGCTATATATCAGGCGAAGGGCTGACGATATATTCAGGTACTACAGACAACTTTATCATAGCTTACAACTACGGCACTAAGTCGGCCGTTTGGGGTGTACAGCAATCTTATCCTACGGCTATGTCATCAGCGGGTTCGTTCTACGGTAACTTGTTCATTGTGCATATCAACACAACATTGTATGCAATGGATAAAACACAGGGAGCCAGCCTGGCTTGGTCTAACCCGATTGGGCCGGTGTCAAATCCTGTTGTTTCTCCGCCTAATATTTATGCAATGAACCCTACTACGGGTACGCTATATGCTATTGACCTGGAAACAGGTGCCAGCAGTTGGAACCTGCCTACAGGCTCGCCTGTTTCAGGGCCGGTGATCGTATATGGTGGTTATATCATCTTCGGATCTGACGATAACTACTTGTATTGCATTGACTCCATATCTCATACGCCAAGGTGGACCTATAAAACCACAGAGCGTATCAAAGGCGGTGCTTATTGCTACGACCAGGCAGTATACTTCGGTGGTTACGACCACTATGTTTACTCGCTGAACATTGTAGACGGTGCGCTGAACTGGAGGTACAGGACAGGTGCGCTGATCAATGGTTCGCCTGTTGCATATGACGGTACGGTTTACTTTCCAAGTTACGACCAGCACTTGTATGCGTTTGACACCAGCGGCAGCCTGAAATGGAAGTACAAGGTGAATGCGCCGATAGATATGTCTCCTGTGTACAATGCACTTAATAATAAAGTGCTGTATCCTGCGCCAAGCGGATTGTCCAATCAGTAA
- a CDS encoding CBS domain-containing protein encodes MSVTKIIAYDVPTILPDDTGDTAMRLMEENGIEHIPVVANQQYLALVKQDDMLEWDTPEQPVSASDFLRYSPAVFTEAHAYDALRLAHSQRLSVIPIVDNDNKYLGSATRETLLNYIAEGGLDNPGGVIVLEIKPLDYSLYEIVRIAESEEVSIIATQLYTHQATNTLELTIKTNRSNLESLANTYERFGYNVKELYGERSNKEDMMDRYNLLMAYINM; translated from the coding sequence ATGTCTGTAACGAAGATCATAGCCTACGACGTGCCTACGATATTGCCTGATGATACAGGCGATACCGCTATGCGCCTTATGGAAGAGAACGGTATTGAGCATATACCGGTTGTTGCCAACCAGCAGTACCTGGCACTTGTGAAACAGGATGATATGCTGGAATGGGATACTCCTGAACAGCCTGTCAGCGCGTCAGACTTTTTAAGGTATAGCCCTGCAGTGTTTACGGAAGCTCATGCATATGACGCTTTGCGATTGGCCCACAGCCAGCGTTTGTCTGTTATTCCTATAGTAGACAATGACAATAAATATTTAGGCTCTGCCACAAGGGAGACGCTGCTGAACTATATAGCAGAAGGAGGATTGGATAATCCGGGTGGCGTGATAGTACTGGAGATAAAACCGCTGGACTATAGCCTGTATGAGATAGTTCGCATAGCTGAGAGTGAGGAGGTGTCAATCATTGCTACTCAGTTATATACCCACCAGGCTACCAATACGTTGGAACTGACCATAAAAACCAACCGCAGCAACCTTGAAAGCCTGGCTAATACTTACGAACGTTTCGGGTATAATGTGAAGGAGTTGTATGGAGAGCGTAGCAATAAGGAAGATATGATGGACAGGTATAACCTGCTGATGGCTTATATAAATATGTAA
- a CDS encoding radical SAM protein, which produces MEHFYTLQGEGQHSGRAAYFIRLGGCDVGCVWCDVKDSWDADAHPKMEVKDIVNAALQHPCRLAVITGGEPAMYDLTALCNALHEQGFTVNIETSGAYPIVGDIDWVTLSPKKFKAPIQEALNKANELKVVVYHKSDFLWAEEHAQKVPGNCKLYLQPEWSKKDNITPLVIDYILEHPEWELSLQTHKYINIP; this is translated from the coding sequence ATGGAGCATTTCTACACCCTGCAGGGTGAGGGGCAACATAGTGGCAGGGCGGCTTATTTTATCAGGCTGGGCGGCTGCGATGTGGGCTGCGTTTGGTGCGATGTAAAAGACAGCTGGGATGCCGACGCACACCCAAAAATGGAGGTAAAGGATATAGTGAACGCAGCCCTGCAACACCCTTGCAGGCTGGCGGTTATCACGGGTGGCGAGCCTGCCATGTACGACCTTACGGCTCTATGCAATGCACTGCACGAGCAGGGCTTCACCGTTAATATCGAAACATCCGGGGCCTACCCTATTGTTGGTGATATAGACTGGGTAACTTTATCGCCCAAAAAGTTCAAAGCCCCCATACAGGAAGCACTGAACAAAGCCAATGAACTGAAAGTGGTGGTATACCACAAGTCAGATTTTTTGTGGGCTGAAGAGCATGCACAAAAAGTGCCCGGAAACTGCAAACTATACCTGCAGCCCGAGTGGAGCAAGAAAGACAACATCACCCCATTGGTGATAGATTATATACTAGAGCACCCTGAATGGGAACTCTCATTACAAACACATAAGTACATCAACATTCCATAA
- a CDS encoding alpha/beta hydrolase produces MQYEIRHFGKFKYVEEGEGEPLILLHGLFGALSNFKDLVDHFKQTHRVIIPMLPLFDLTLLETTVSGLAKHVQKFIDARGLEGVHLLGNSLGGHVGLVYTLKNQDKVKTITLTGSSGLFENGMGETYPKRGDYEYIRKKTELTFYDPNVATKELVDEVYSIVNNRIKALKIISLARSAIKHNLGNELNDIKVPTCLIWGKNDTITPPMVAEEFQKLIPNSEVHWIDKCGHAPMMEVPGEFNKILAGFLERHKS; encoded by the coding sequence ATGCAATACGAGATAAGACATTTCGGGAAATTCAAGTACGTAGAGGAGGGAGAGGGAGAGCCGCTGATCCTGTTGCATGGTTTGTTTGGAGCACTCAGCAACTTTAAGGATCTGGTGGATCATTTTAAGCAGACTCATAGGGTTATCATACCTATGCTGCCTTTGTTTGACCTGACATTGCTGGAAACTACTGTTTCCGGCCTGGCCAAACACGTACAAAAATTCATTGACGCCCGCGGGCTGGAAGGAGTCCACCTGTTAGGTAACTCACTGGGTGGCCATGTAGGGCTGGTATATACACTCAAGAACCAGGATAAGGTAAAGACCATAACACTCACAGGTAGTTCCGGTCTTTTTGAGAATGGTATGGGTGAAACATATCCTAAACGTGGTGATTACGAGTATATCCGTAAGAAAACTGAGCTAACTTTCTACGACCCGAATGTAGCTACCAAAGAGCTGGTAGATGAGGTATATTCTATCGTGAACAACAGGATAAAAGCTCTGAAGATCATTTCACTCGCCCGATCTGCTATAAAGCACAACCTGGGTAATGAGCTGAATGATATCAAAGTACCTACTTGCCTGATATGGGGTAAGAATGACACGATCACTCCACCTATGGTGGCAGAGGAATTTCAGAAACTGATACCCAATTCAGAGGTGCACTGGATAGATAAGTGTGGCCATGCTCCGATGATGGAGGTGCCGGGTGAGTTCAACAAGATACTCGCAGGTTTCCTCGAGAGGCACAAATCCTGA
- a CDS encoding ribosome-associated translation inhibitor RaiA produces MNVQIQTVHFDADAKLLEHVSKKVEKLGTFHDNIIGVEVYLKLDNIVHNIKDKVAEIKVYVPKHSFFVKHQSKAFEQSFDHAFDSMVTRIKRQKEKMLA; encoded by the coding sequence ATGAACGTACAAATTCAGACAGTGCATTTTGACGCAGATGCCAAGCTTTTAGAGCATGTGAGCAAGAAAGTAGAGAAATTGGGCACTTTTCACGACAATATAATAGGCGTAGAGGTATATCTGAAGCTGGATAATATTGTTCACAATATAAAAGACAAAGTGGCAGAAATAAAAGTGTATGTTCCCAAACATTCATTTTTCGTCAAGCACCAATCTAAAGCGTTCGAACAATCATTTGACCATGCCTTTGATTCTATGGTGACCCGTATCAAGCGGCAAAAGGAAAAAATGCTTGCATAA
- a CDS encoding riboflavin synthase: MFTGIIECLGTVQSVTGGEGTNMDLWVSTPVTGELKIDQSVAHNGVCLTVVDISGDAYKVTAVAETLAKTNLSSLQPGSMVNIERAMKVGDRLDGHFVQGHVDTTGTCEEVQQPDGSWLYTFSFPKEYAALVIEKGSICINGVSLTAFDVTADTLTVTIIPYTYEHTTFQQLKKGDTVNLEFDVLGKYLLRSREVSGE, encoded by the coding sequence ATGTTCACAGGAATCATAGAATGTTTAGGTACGGTACAGTCAGTAACGGGCGGCGAAGGCACCAATATGGACCTTTGGGTATCAACACCCGTAACAGGTGAGCTGAAAATAGACCAGAGCGTGGCGCACAACGGCGTTTGCCTGACGGTTGTAGATATTTCAGGAGATGCCTATAAAGTAACCGCTGTAGCCGAAACACTAGCCAAAACCAACCTTTCCTCACTGCAACCCGGCAGCATGGTAAATATAGAACGTGCCATGAAAGTGGGCGACCGGCTGGACGGCCATTTTGTACAGGGCCATGTAGACACTACGGGCACCTGCGAAGAAGTGCAGCAACCGGACGGCAGCTGGTTGTATACATTCAGCTTCCCGAAAGAGTATGCCGCACTGGTCATAGAAAAAGGCTCCATTTGCATCAACGGTGTCAGCCTCACCGCCTTTGATGTCACAGCCGATACATTGACCGTAACGATCATTCCCTATACTTACGAACATACTACCTTTCAACAACTGAAAAAAGGCGACACCGTAAACCTGGAGTTTGACGTGCTGGGCAAATACCTGCTCAGGAGCAGGGAAGTAAGCGGGGAATAA
- a CDS encoding DUF3109 family protein, with protein MIAIDNILVSDEIVEEQFVCDLTKCKGGCCVDGDCGAPLSDEEIQLVAENYPKVKHLLHIDYINEIERVGTHTIDDEHGAVTPTVDGGICVYAYTDFGGVVKCTFEKLYREGKIDFPKPISCHLYPIRVKKSPDFEALNYSPRKTLCAPACKLGKQLKVPVYKFLKAPLIRKYGEEFYEALDAIAQMMAGKK; from the coding sequence ATGATCGCGATAGATAATATACTGGTGAGTGACGAAATTGTGGAGGAACAGTTTGTGTGCGACCTGACCAAATGCAAAGGCGGTTGCTGCGTAGATGGCGATTGTGGTGCACCACTTTCTGATGAGGAGATACAACTGGTGGCAGAAAACTATCCCAAAGTAAAACACCTGCTGCATATAGATTATATCAACGAAATAGAGCGCGTAGGCACCCATACTATTGATGATGAACACGGAGCCGTTACCCCAACTGTGGACGGCGGCATTTGCGTGTACGCCTACACCGATTTTGGTGGGGTGGTGAAATGCACTTTTGAGAAACTATACCGCGAGGGCAAAATAGATTTCCCAAAGCCGATATCCTGTCACCTGTACCCCATCAGGGTGAAGAAGAGCCCTGATTTTGAAGCGCTGAACTACTCGCCCCGTAAAACGCTTTGCGCCCCGGCTTGCAAGCTGGGCAAGCAGTTGAAGGTGCCCGTGTACAAATTCCTGAAGGCTCCATTGATCCGTAAATACGGCGAGGAATTTTATGAGGCCCTGGACGCCATCGCACAGATGATGGCGGGTAAAAAATAA
- the rpoN gene encoding RNA polymerase factor sigma-54 → MLRQTQQQRLLQKLSPQQIQLMKLLQIPTANLEERIKEELEENPALEQGAEEPLDEYGLNDDKDDDYDTDDVELSNDESEKIDLDDFLRREDEDSGNDYNNDYYGGQDNERPDTPVRVETSFHDVLLDQLGMLGLDDHRQLVAEQVIGSIDEDGYLRRETMALVDDLAFGQNVETNEEEVQEIIQMIQQFDPAGVCARDLEECLHLQLARMEPRTPEVANAMTIIEKYFGEFIKKHYDKIQRHLNLNNEDFKEVINIILKLNPKPGSAFAIVNKAESYILPDFFVYNNNGKLELSLNAKNAPELRISSGYREMMQAYDRSDKKDKRQKEALVFIKQKLDSAKWFIDAIKQRQHTLLQTMQAIIDFQEQFFLTGDETALRPMILKDIAEITQLDVSTVSRVANSKYVQTEFGTYKLKYFFSEALKTDDGEEVSTREVKNILNGIIENENKRKPFSDEKLTNMLQEKGYNIARRTVAKYREQLNIPVARLRKEL, encoded by the coding sequence ATGTTAAGACAAACCCAACAGCAAAGGTTATTACAGAAACTGTCTCCGCAACAGATACAGCTGATGAAACTGTTGCAGATACCTACTGCCAACCTGGAGGAACGTATAAAAGAAGAACTGGAAGAGAACCCCGCATTGGAGCAAGGTGCGGAAGAGCCACTGGACGAATACGGGCTGAACGACGACAAAGACGATGATTATGACACGGACGATGTGGAGCTGAGCAATGATGAGAGCGAAAAGATAGACCTGGACGATTTTCTGCGCCGCGAAGACGAGGACAGCGGTAACGATTATAATAACGACTACTACGGCGGGCAGGATAACGAACGCCCCGATACACCGGTACGTGTTGAGACCAGTTTCCACGACGTACTGCTGGACCAACTGGGCATGCTGGGGCTGGACGACCACCGGCAACTGGTAGCCGAGCAGGTAATAGGCAGTATAGATGAGGACGGATACCTGCGCCGCGAAACCATGGCACTGGTAGACGACCTGGCATTCGGGCAGAATGTAGAGACCAACGAAGAGGAGGTACAGGAGATCATCCAGATGATACAGCAGTTTGACCCTGCCGGCGTATGTGCCCGCGACCTGGAAGAATGCCTGCACCTGCAATTGGCAAGGATGGAGCCCCGCACTCCCGAAGTGGCCAATGCGATGACCATCATCGAAAAATATTTCGGCGAGTTCATCAAGAAACACTACGATAAGATACAACGCCACCTCAACCTGAACAACGAGGACTTTAAAGAGGTCATCAACATAATACTCAAGCTGAATCCCAAGCCGGGCAGCGCCTTTGCTATTGTCAACAAGGCCGAAAGCTATATCCTGCCCGACTTTTTTGTGTACAACAACAACGGAAAGCTGGAGCTATCGCTCAATGCGAAGAATGCTCCCGAGCTACGCATCAGCAGCGGCTACCGCGAAATGATGCAGGCATACGACCGCAGCGACAAAAAGGATAAAAGGCAAAAAGAAGCACTGGTATTCATCAAGCAAAAACTGGATTCCGCCAAGTGGTTCATAGACGCTATAAAGCAGCGCCAGCATACCCTGCTGCAAACCATGCAGGCCATTATCGACTTCCAGGAGCAGTTCTTCCTGACGGGCGACGAAACAGCACTACGCCCGATGATATTGAAAGATATTGCCGAGATAACGCAGCTTGACGTATCTACCGTATCGCGCGTGGCCAATAGCAAATATGTACAAACAGAGTTTGGCACCTACAAGCTGAAATACTTCTTCTCAGAGGCACTCAAAACCGACGATGGTGAAGAGGTTTCTACCCGCGAGGTAAAGAATATCCTGAACGGCATTATTGAAAATGAGAACAAGCGCAAGCCCTTCTCTGACGAAAAACTGACCAATATGCTGCAGGAAAAAGGCTATAACATTGCACGCCGCACCGTGGCCAAATACCGCGAGCAACTGAATATTCCGGTGGCCCGCCTGCGTAAAGAATTATAA